The nucleotide sequence GGCGAGCCAGGCGCGCTGGTCGCTCGCGCTGCCCGAGCGGACGAAGTCGAACTCCTCGAACGACAGCACCGAGCGCGTCGCCTCGATGATCTTCACGCCGAGCTCGGGCACGCCGTCGAGCTGGAGCGACGCCCGGGGCTCGTGCGGCACGCGCGCGAACGAGGTGAGCGACGCGACGTAGTCGGGCCCGCCCGCCTTCGCCGTGGTGCCGACGCTCGAGCGCTTCCAGCCGCCGAACGGCTGGCGACGCACGATCGCGCCGGTCGTCGAGCGGTTGACGTAGAGGTTGCCGGCCTCGACCCGCGACGCCCAGTGCGCGATCTCGCGGGCGTCGAGGCTCTCCAGGCCCGCGGTGAGGCCGTACTCGACGGCGTTCTGCAGGTCGATCGCCTCGTCGAGGGTCTCGGCGCGCATGACGCCCAGAACGGGGCCGAAGTACTCGGTGCGGTGGAACTCGCTGCCGGGTCGCACGCCGTCGCGCACGCCGGGGCTCCAGAGCACGCCCGTCTCGTCGAGGGGCCTCGGGGTCGCCCACCAGGTCTCGCCCTCGCCGAGCTCGGTGAGGCCGCGCAGCAGCTTGCCCTCGGGCGGGTCGATCAGCGGGCCCATGCGCGTCGTGGCGACGTCGGGGTAGCCCACCCGGATGCTCGCCACCGCGTCGACGAGCTGCCGCCGGAACCTCTCGCTGCGCCCCACCGAGCCGACGAGGATCACGAGCGAGGCCGCCGAGCACTTCTGGCCGGCGTGCCCGAAGGCGCTGGCGACGACGTCCGCGACCGCGAGATCGAGGTCGGCGGACGGCGTCACGACGATGGCGTTCTTGCCGCTGGTCTCGGCGTGCAGCCGCAGATCGGTGCGCCAGGATCGGAACGCCTGCGCGGTCTCGAACGACCCCGTCAGGATCACCGCGTCGACGGCCGGGTGGGCGACGAGGTGGCGGCCGAGGTCGCCCTCGTCGAGGTCGACCAGCGCGAGCAGCGAGCGCGGCACCCCTGCGCGCCAGAGGATGTCGGCGAGCACCGCACCCGTGCGGTGCGCCTGGGGCGCGGGCTTCAGGATCACGCCGCTGCCCGCCGCGAGCGCGCCGAGCACGCCGCCGATCGGGATGGAGACCGGGAAGTTCCACGGCGGGGCGACGACGGTGAGGCGCGGCGGGACCGCGCGGGCGCCATCGATCCGGTCGAGCTCTCGGGCCTGCTCGGCGTAGTACCGGGCGAAGTCGATCGCCTCGGAGACCTCCGGGTCGCCCTCGGCGACGGTCTTGCCGGTCTCGGACGCCATCACCTCGATGAGGTCGGACCGGGCGGCCGCGAGCCCGGCGGCGACGAGGTCGAGGAGCTCGGCCCGGGTGGCGCCGTCCTCACGGCCCCACTTCACGCCCGACTCGGCGACGCCGGCGATGATGCTCTCGAGGGCGGCGACGTCCGAGACCCAGGCCTTCTCGATGGTCTCGGCGCCGAGGTCGCTCGTCGCGGACTTCTGCAGGATCCGCGCCGCCCACGTCCGGTTCGCCTCGAGAGCGGGATCGGTGTCGGGCTCGTTCTCGAAGTCGCCGACGCGCATGTCGAGGTCGTAGCCGCGGGAGCGATCCTGCGTCCGCCGGGGGCCCGGCGTCTCGTCGCCGGCCGCGACCAGGTCGTCCTTCAGCGCGAGCGACGCGAGGAAGCGGTCTTTCTCGCGCTCGAACACCTCGGGGTCGGTGTCGATCTCGAAGGCGCCGGAGAGGAAGTTCTCGGGGCTGGCGTTCTCCTCCAGTCGTCGCACGAGGTAGCTGATGGCGGAGTCGAACTCGGCAGGGTGCACGACGGGCGTGTAGAGCAGGAGCCGCCCCACGTCTTTCCGCACCGCCTCGGCCTGCGCGGTGGCCATGCCGAGCAGCATCTCGAAGTCGACCCGGTTGGTGACCATGTTCTGCTTCGCGAGGTTCCACGCGTAGGCGACGTCGAAGAGGTTGTGCCCGGCGACGCCGATCTTGACGGCGGCCGCGTTCTCGGGCTGGAGCGCCCAGTCGATCATGCGGAGGTAGTTCGCGTCGGTCTCGACCTTCGACGACCAGGTGGCGAGGGGCCAGCCGTGCACGGCGGCGTCGACGCGCTCCATCGCGAGGTTGGCGCCCTTGACGATGCGCACCTTGACCGGGGCTCCGCCGCGGGCGATGCGAGCCCGGGACCACTCAGTGAGCAGCTTGAGCGCGCCGAGCGAGTCGGGCAGGTAGGCCTGCAGCACGACGCCGGCCTCGAGGCCGA is from Frondihabitans australicus and encodes:
- a CDS encoding proline dehydrogenase family protein produces the protein MSDVRPASLAQESVDTVRRWLSESQGARVGVQAQRLAGVLRDPDGLDFTLGFVDRVVRPEDLQVAGASLEELSRSIPKFLPWFLRAAISTGGGLASGAPRTVVPVARKALRRMVEHLIVDATPHRLGASLAKLRADGSRLNLNLLGEAVLGDAESDRRLEGTRALLARGDVDYVSIKASAVASQLSLWAFEATSDRLVERLTPLYELAASSTTTKFINLDMEEYHDLDLTIDVFARILDTPEMLGLEAGVVLQAYLPDSLGALKLLTEWSRARIARGGAPVKVRIVKGANLAMERVDAAVHGWPLATWSSKVETDANYLRMIDWALQPENAAAVKIGVAGHNLFDVAYAWNLAKQNMVTNRVDFEMLLGMATAQAEAVRKDVGRLLLYTPVVHPAEFDSAISYLVRRLEENASPENFLSGAFEIDTDPEVFEREKDRFLASLALKDDLVAAGDETPGPRRTQDRSRGYDLDMRVGDFENEPDTDPALEANRTWAARILQKSATSDLGAETIEKAWVSDVAALESIIAGVAESGVKWGREDGATRAELLDLVAAGLAAARSDLIEVMASETGKTVAEGDPEVSEAIDFARYYAEQARELDRIDGARAVPPRLTVVAPPWNFPVSIPIGGVLGALAAGSGVILKPAPQAHRTGAVLADILWRAGVPRSLLALVDLDEGDLGRHLVAHPAVDAVILTGSFETAQAFRSWRTDLRLHAETSGKNAIVVTPSADLDLAVADVVASAFGHAGQKCSAASLVILVGSVGRSERFRRQLVDAVASIRVGYPDVATTRMGPLIDPPEGKLLRGLTELGEGETWWATPRPLDETGVLWSPGVRDGVRPGSEFHRTEYFGPVLGVMRAETLDEAIDLQNAVEYGLTAGLESLDAREIAHWASRVEAGNLYVNRSTTGAIVRRQPFGGWKRSSVGTTAKAGGPDYVASLTSFARVPHEPRASLQLDGVPELGVKIIEATRSVLSFEEFDFVRSGSASDQRAWLARFASPVDPSALGVERNVFRYLPHPVTIRLATDGDMADLIRLVAAGARAGSALTISTAHPLPATLVQLLRSSDSPVRVDDITVENEGLWLARAAAGLLQGQVDQAPDDDLSMIVRATQDSGVLNLGVQNTVAFNRQALLQADPGAHLDGPGAGSYRGLRIRLIGGSAHALSQAIAGSPDVAIYSDEVTESGRVELLPFLREQSLSITAHRFGNPIPDIAALRF